AACTTCATAATAAGCTACTAGAGTTTCGGCTACTCACCCCTGCTCCTCCAAGCTATCCTCAAGTTCCGCGCATTTCACCTCTATTTTCCTCTTCCTCTCATGGTCCAGTATTTCCCGGTTTGGCTGTTTGTTCGACGCAGAATCCAACTTGGCTATTTCTTCCTCTGTTCGATAATTCACCGAGTCTTTGGTCTTTCGGACTCCCGCCCAATTTCTTTGAACATAGCCATTCGTACCTGAGCCTCGTGGCGTCGTTAAACCAATTCCATTATACATTTTGCCGGTTTATTTACCTAAAATTCATAAATCAATTTATGGCATGCTGTGAGAGGGTAAGGTGTTACCGGATAGTCACAGTTCTGGTTCCGAAAGTAATATGACTTCACGCCAATACAGTTCAGGAACTTATGAAGATATTAAGGTTATTTACGTACACAAATATCTCACCATCTACAAGCACTtcgataatttaatttttattcataggACACACGTCCATCTTGGCTGATTCTGATTTTTTCTATGGTTGACTTTAGCAGAGTTACCATATCGCTGAAAATTCTTCTTGTCATTTCTTcctcattaaaaataacacaatcatgtaaaatctttgttttgtttataatttataggtaattcgattaaataacatgttttagGTCATTAAActagaagataaaataaaaaccaaacaaaataactaaGGAGGAACCCCTCTAGAGCGTCGATGGTCGATGGGATAAGATGTGACATTGACATTGTCATTTTTGAGTATGGCGTTCTTTTCTGTCACTTTGGTAGCgtttgaggttatgtttgttTACACACTGAATTGTATTCATAGGTTTTAATTAAACCtggtatcattatttttatagcttcaGTAAATATACTAAAACAAGAATGCTCGACAAAATTCTGTATAACACTGTTCTCTCACAAACATTGTCGCCCTGCGGCAAATATTTAGTTGCCGGTAATATTTACAGTCAGATCGCTGTTTTTGAGtaagtatttttcatattaacacaatttatgttattgttaaatattgtcAGCAACTAAGACTCGTACTAGAAATGGTATTTCTGTTCAACATCgtgttttttttacagtttggATCGAATACTCAATCCTGTTGTCGAGCTACTTACTTCTGACTACAACAAGCCGAAATACATCCACACCCTAGAATCAGGGCGCCAAGTATGCAGCCTGACGACTACCgaaaagtttttagttgttGGAACAGTAAATGAGATCTTTGGGTGGGACTGGAAGAATGTGGCCAGTTCTAAGCTTAGCAAACCTTCTTGGGTGATTAGGGTGCCTTCCCAGTCGTCATCGCTGGAGCAGACTGATGTGAATAGTCTATGGTTGTCAGGAGATGAGGCTAAGCTGTATGCAGGTTGCGGAGATAATAATGTCTATGTTTTTAATATGGAAGACGGGAGATTGCTGTCTACTTTGAAGGGACATACTGATTTCATACATTCTATTGATGGCAAGtgagtatattatttatatgtatgaataGTTACAAAGAAAACATATGAACTAATTATATGCTTATTATCCCTTTTGattttttcctaaaataattCATGTTGTCATGTCCATGATCATGGAAGTCCTTTAAGTACATACCTGGATTTAAAACTAATACCTGAAAGTGCTAAAGATTTGCTAACGGCATAGAATTCTCAATTACCTTGTTTAAACATCTTGGCTCTGccagttacaattataatgTGTTCTATATTAACATTACAGGAACCAGCAACTAATTACTGCAAGTGAAGATGGTACAGTAATGCTGTGGGATAGACGCACTTGCAGCAGTCACAACAAACTGG
This window of the Helicoverpa armigera isolate CAAS_96S chromosome 9, ASM3070526v1, whole genome shotgun sequence genome carries:
- the LOC110369692 gene encoding THO complex subunit 6; translation: MLDKILYNTVLSQTLSPCGKYLVAGNIYSQIAVFDLDRILNPVVELLTSDYNKPKYIHTLESGRQVCSLTTTEKFLVVGTVNEIFGWDWKNVASSKLSKPSWVIRVPSQSSSLEQTDVNSLWLSGDEAKLYAGCGDNNVYVFNMEDGRLLSTLKGHTDFIHSIDGKNQQLITASEDGTVMLWDRRTCSSHNKLEPHANSKVSRPDIGKWVGSVALGDDWIVCGGGPRLSLWHLRSLDAVTVFDIPDHGIHVSFFHDDCVFAAGAAKHLYQLSYSGEVKVELPVSATTVYSAVLSTSPNKVLAIAGSSPEIDLCTTFNYRDQVLHFR